One Spiribacter halobius DNA segment encodes these proteins:
- a CDS encoding LysR family transcriptional regulator, with amino-acid sequence MPQVRSDWLETFLAAVETRSFTAAARRVHRSQSAVSLQIGKLEAAVGHRLLVRGPGGLRPTAAGERLLPYVRHAADAVEAVTHALTADTPRLLRLGLPDEYADGTLTDVLARFTRAHPQTSLEVTCGRSALLEPLVLAGELDLALVLADEVRTAGEQLAEDPTLWLRSAAPEGPPDEGTLPIAVFDQECSWRRWALEALESHGIDYRIVFSSGSAAAIRAAIRSGVAVGLLGASSATRDLRPFSGSASMAPMPTTRLILLRADRTAAEPAATLGRLLSSALNAAAAAWDPSAHATAPVGTP; translated from the coding sequence GTGCCACAGGTCCGCTCTGACTGGCTCGAAACCTTTCTCGCAGCTGTGGAGACGCGCTCCTTCACGGCGGCGGCCAGGCGCGTTCACCGCTCCCAGTCCGCGGTCAGCCTTCAGATCGGCAAGCTGGAGGCGGCTGTCGGCCACCGACTGCTGGTGCGTGGGCCTGGGGGCCTGCGGCCCACTGCGGCGGGGGAGCGCCTGCTGCCCTACGTCCGCCACGCCGCGGACGCCGTGGAGGCGGTAACCCATGCCCTGACGGCCGACACGCCCCGGCTGCTTCGGCTGGGGCTGCCGGACGAGTACGCCGACGGGACGCTGACGGACGTGCTCGCCCGCTTCACACGCGCGCATCCGCAGACGAGCCTGGAGGTCACCTGTGGGCGGTCCGCCCTGCTCGAGCCCCTCGTTCTGGCGGGCGAACTCGACCTGGCGCTCGTGCTGGCCGATGAAGTCCGCACGGCGGGCGAGCAGCTCGCCGAAGACCCTACGCTGTGGTTGCGAAGCGCCGCCCCTGAGGGCCCACCGGACGAGGGCACCCTCCCGATCGCGGTGTTCGATCAGGAATGCAGCTGGCGGCGCTGGGCGCTGGAGGCGCTGGAGTCACACGGCATCGACTACCGCATCGTATTCAGCAGCGGTAGCGCAGCGGCCATTCGGGCTGCGATCCGCTCCGGCGTCGCCGTCGGCCTGCTCGGGGCGAGCAGCGCTACCCGTGATCTCCGCCCCTTCTCCGGCTCGGCGTCCATGGCCCCCATGCCGACCACGCGCCTGATCCTGCTGCGCGCAGACCGTACGGCCGCAGAACCCGCCGCTACCCTTGGCCGACTGCTGTCCTCGGCGCTGAATGCCGCTGCCGCGGCGTGGGATCCCTCGGCCCACGCCACCGCACCGGTTGGGACGCCATGA
- a CDS encoding IS1182 family transposase: MKRFVVGEARGQSTLFPAYLDDFIADDNPVRAVEAFVEGLNLRALGFDGVDPHATGRPAYHPATLLKIYIYGYLNRIQSSRRLERETQRNVELMWLAERLSPDFKTIADFRRDNGKAIRGVCREFVLLCRRLNLFSQALVVIDGSKFKAVNNRDRNFTAAKMKRRMEQIEQSIERYLGQLDYADRDEPSVAEAKTTRLKEKIARLKEEAQRLAAIEVQRRQASDEQISLTDPDARSMATSGRGTGMVGYNVQTAVDSEHHLIVAHEVTNIGNDRGQLARMATQAKEALTAEELTVVADRGYFKGEEILACETDGITTYLPKPQTSGNQAKGLFPRHAFRYRSEDDEYECPAGERLRWRFTTVEKGQTLHCYWSSACPGCSLRPRCTGGQQRRIKRWEHEAVLEAVQARLERRPEVMRIRRQTVEHPFGTLKSWMGSTHFLTKTLEHVSTEMSLHVLAYNLKRVVNILGCRPLAEAMQI; encoded by the coding sequence ATGAAGCGCTTCGTTGTCGGCGAGGCCCGTGGTCAAAGCACCCTGTTCCCGGCTTACCTTGATGACTTCATCGCAGACGACAATCCGGTCCGGGCCGTCGAGGCGTTCGTGGAAGGTCTCAATCTCCGGGCCTTGGGCTTCGACGGTGTCGATCCGCACGCCACGGGCCGCCCCGCCTATCATCCCGCGACGCTGCTCAAGATCTACATCTACGGTTACCTGAATCGGATTCAGTCGAGCCGACGCCTGGAGCGCGAGACTCAGCGCAATGTCGAGCTCATGTGGCTGGCCGAGCGCCTGTCACCGGACTTCAAGACCATTGCCGACTTCCGCCGCGACAACGGCAAGGCGATCCGGGGGGTGTGCCGCGAGTTCGTGCTGCTGTGCCGGCGGCTGAATCTCTTCTCGCAGGCGTTGGTGGTCATCGACGGCAGCAAGTTCAAGGCAGTCAACAATCGCGACCGTAACTTCACCGCCGCCAAGATGAAGCGGCGCATGGAGCAAATCGAGCAGAGCATCGAGCGGTATCTCGGCCAGCTCGATTACGCCGATCGCGACGAGCCCTCGGTAGCGGAGGCGAAGACGACACGCCTCAAAGAGAAGATCGCACGACTCAAGGAGGAAGCGCAGCGCCTTGCGGCCATCGAAGTACAGCGCCGCCAGGCGTCCGATGAACAGATCTCGCTGACCGACCCGGACGCGCGCTCCATGGCCACCAGTGGCCGCGGCACCGGCATGGTGGGATACAACGTGCAGACCGCCGTGGACAGCGAGCACCACCTGATCGTCGCCCACGAGGTGACGAACATAGGTAACGATCGCGGGCAACTGGCCAGAATGGCCACGCAGGCCAAGGAAGCGCTGACAGCGGAGGAACTCACGGTGGTCGCCGACCGAGGCTACTTCAAGGGCGAGGAGATCCTCGCCTGCGAAACCGACGGCATCACCACCTATCTGCCCAAGCCCCAGACCTCGGGGAACCAGGCGAAGGGATTATTCCCGCGACACGCTTTCCGCTACCGGAGCGAAGACGACGAGTACGAATGCCCGGCCGGCGAGCGCCTCCGATGGCGATTCACCACCGTCGAGAAGGGACAGACGCTTCACTGCTACTGGAGTTCGGCCTGCCCTGGGTGTTCGCTGCGCCCCCGGTGTACCGGTGGTCAGCAACGGCGCATCAAGCGCTGGGAGCATGAAGCCGTGCTGGAGGCGGTCCAGGCAAGGCTCGAACGTCGCCCGGAGGTCATGCGCATCCGGCGGCAAACTGTCGAGCATCCATTCGGCACACTGAAATCCTGGATGGGCTCAACGCACTTCCTGACGAAGACGCTCGAGCACGTGAGCACCGAGATGAGCCTCCATGTGCTCGCCTACAACCTCAAACGGGTCGTCAACATCCTCGGTTGCAGACCCCTGGCCGAGGCCATGCAGATTTGA
- a CDS encoding phasin family protein, with protein sequence MNSDTVNQFQSQIESTIAGPARAYASLVLDHFEQLTNLQLETVKGYTETGLKQTRAALDVKGPSDVQAYVESQQKVAKELGERVKNDVEKVTALNQTFAQNVQKVTQDSAQSVSKATQEGARKATQAAAKTQ encoded by the coding sequence ATGAACAGTGACACCGTTAACCAGTTCCAGAGCCAGATCGAGAGCACTATTGCCGGTCCGGCGCGGGCATACGCGAGCCTTGTGCTGGATCACTTCGAGCAGCTCACCAACCTGCAGCTCGAGACCGTCAAGGGCTACACCGAGACGGGCCTGAAGCAGACCCGCGCCGCTCTGGATGTGAAAGGCCCTTCCGATGTCCAGGCCTATGTCGAGAGCCAGCAGAAGGTCGCCAAGGAACTGGGCGAGCGCGTCAAGAACGACGTAGAGAAGGTCACGGCCCTGAACCAGACCTTCGCCCAGAACGTGCAGAAGGTCACGCAGGACAGCGCCCAGAGCGTGTCCAAGGCCACCCAGGAAGGCGCCAGGAAGGCGACGCAGGCTGCTGCGAAGACCCAGTAA
- a CDS encoding DUF262 domain-containing protein, giving the protein MTAQASAGYKFIPDAIGHVLSDRALAVPEYQRSYSWTDEHIEDFWTDLRSAFYQDESEYFLGTIVLSQEGAEGADTIIDGQQRLATTSLLLCAIRDEFMSRGDEKRAHIVHRDNLVVSSLHSGEDVTRLQLNSDDHPFFMDAAAQLPANFPQKALHTSHNLLMDAYRQLRQYVHKTAEDAGTEWQSRLVAWMSFLQKKVRVIVVEVPTQSDAFLIFETLNDRGADLTIADLLKNYLFGRAQKNLNTVRDGWMEGLGALEMSAENSLFTTFLRQYWSSRHGATRERQLFKSIKENVVTPTQAVDFSQELKRAARDYAAILNSDHERWSAFGTSTRDNVSALVRLKLEQIRPLLLAVMQHFDDMELRNTLKALLSWGVRGIIVGGIGGGKTERYYCQSAVNVRNGTIKNRHDLLSSLNDIIPTDDEFASAFAKARVTNAKIARYLLCALERAASQKRDAELVPSEDEERVNLEHILPKRPTHADWPDFSDEEVKVFLISNDRQLESAGAIRRCRIY; this is encoded by the coding sequence ATGACTGCGCAGGCATCAGCAGGCTACAAGTTTATTCCCGACGCTATAGGCCATGTCCTAAGCGATCGCGCCTTAGCCGTGCCTGAATACCAACGTTCGTATTCATGGACAGACGAGCATATCGAGGACTTCTGGACAGACCTACGTAGTGCATTCTATCAAGACGAGTCGGAATACTTCCTGGGAACCATTGTGCTCTCGCAGGAAGGTGCCGAGGGCGCCGATACCATAATAGACGGCCAGCAACGCCTTGCTACGACATCTTTGCTCTTATGTGCCATTAGAGATGAATTCATGTCGCGCGGTGACGAAAAGAGGGCGCATATAGTCCATCGTGACAACCTTGTCGTATCCTCTTTGCATAGCGGAGAAGACGTAACTCGACTACAGTTAAATAGCGATGACCATCCGTTCTTTATGGATGCGGCCGCGCAGCTTCCCGCTAACTTTCCCCAGAAAGCGCTGCATACATCTCACAACCTCCTAATGGATGCCTACCGACAGCTGAGACAGTACGTACATAAAACAGCTGAAGACGCTGGGACAGAGTGGCAGTCACGCCTAGTAGCATGGATGAGCTTTCTTCAAAAGAAAGTAAGGGTAATCGTTGTCGAGGTCCCGACGCAGTCGGATGCCTTCCTTATTTTCGAGACCCTGAATGACCGAGGGGCTGATCTTACTATCGCTGACCTTCTAAAAAATTACCTATTCGGCCGAGCCCAGAAAAATCTAAACACCGTTAGAGATGGTTGGATGGAAGGACTCGGTGCTTTAGAAATGTCGGCGGAAAACTCCCTCTTTACAACATTCCTGCGCCAATACTGGAGCTCTAGGCACGGCGCGACTCGAGAGCGACAGTTATTCAAGAGCATAAAAGAGAACGTAGTCACACCTACTCAGGCCGTTGACTTCAGCCAAGAGCTAAAGCGGGCAGCTAGAGACTATGCTGCTATCCTAAATAGCGATCATGAGCGATGGAGCGCTTTTGGTACATCTACCCGAGACAACGTTTCAGCGTTAGTAAGGCTTAAGCTAGAGCAAATCCGCCCCCTCTTGCTTGCAGTTATGCAGCATTTTGATGACATGGAGTTGAGGAACACACTTAAAGCGCTATTATCTTGGGGTGTGAGGGGAATAATTGTAGGTGGCATAGGGGGCGGCAAGACAGAGAGGTATTATTGTCAATCCGCTGTAAATGTAAGAAATGGGACGATAAAGAACAGGCACGACTTGTTGTCAAGCCTTAACGATATTATCCCGACAGATGACGAATTTGCTTCTGCATTCGCGAAAGCTCGCGTGACTAACGCGAAGATTGCGCGGTACCTGCTATGCGCGCTGGAGCGAGCAGCGTCCCAGAAAAGAGACGCTGAACTCGTGCCAAGCGAAGATGAAGAACGTGTGAACCTCGAGCATATTCTTCCGAAGAGGCCTACGCATGCGGACTGGCCCGATTTCTCAGACGAGGAAGTAAAGGTATTCCTGATTAGCAACGATCGTCAGCTAGAGTCTGCTGGTGCGATTCGGAGGTGCCGCATATACTGA
- a CDS encoding permease, translating to MRLYTLLTAPQTPVWLLNATLLAAAELALEPKFLLPVVEGLAELLPVIAIAALLAGTLSLGDIASRVRRFIGGGTLRAVVIGSTAGAVTPVCGLGVVPLIAALQRQQVALPAIMAFWVSSPITDPAMLVMTAGVLGTPFAVAKTLAAFAMGALAGVIVALLHPAAPAAPEAEPTSCTATADARARWAAFARESLRNGELALRWITLALILEIGIRAWAPEQWISFAVGGDHWWSVPLAATVAAPLYLDGYAALPLVRGLAEVGMSAGAALALLLSGAVVSLYAAVAVFSVVPLRLFVLYLFTGMAGAILCGYVAALVGLTIVH from the coding sequence ATGCGCCTGTACACCCTTCTGACCGCCCCCCAAACGCCGGTATGGCTACTGAACGCGACCCTGCTCGCCGCGGCCGAGCTCGCCCTCGAGCCCAAGTTCCTGCTGCCGGTAGTCGAAGGACTAGCGGAGCTGCTGCCCGTCATCGCAATTGCCGCCCTACTCGCCGGCACCTTGAGTCTCGGCGACATCGCCTCCCGCGTGCGTCGATTCATCGGCGGCGGCACCTTGCGCGCTGTCGTCATCGGCAGCACAGCGGGCGCGGTGACGCCGGTCTGCGGTCTGGGCGTAGTGCCACTGATTGCCGCGCTGCAGCGTCAGCAAGTGGCGCTGCCGGCGATCATGGCCTTCTGGGTGTCGTCACCGATCACAGACCCGGCGATGCTGGTGATGACCGCCGGCGTGCTCGGCACACCCTTCGCCGTGGCAAAGACGCTGGCGGCGTTTGCCATGGGCGCGCTCGCGGGAGTGATCGTGGCATTGCTCCATCCCGCGGCTCCGGCGGCGCCCGAAGCGGAGCCGACATCCTGCACCGCGACCGCAGACGCGCGAGCTCGCTGGGCCGCATTCGCGCGGGAATCGCTGCGCAACGGCGAGCTCGCATTGCGTTGGATCACCCTCGCCCTGATTCTGGAGATCGGTATTCGGGCCTGGGCGCCCGAGCAGTGGATCAGCTTCGCCGTCGGTGGCGATCACTGGTGGTCCGTCCCCCTGGCCGCCACCGTCGCCGCGCCCCTCTATCTCGACGGCTATGCCGCGCTGCCGCTGGTGCGCGGCCTGGCTGAGGTCGGCATGTCCGCAGGCGCTGCTCTCGCCCTGCTGCTCTCCGGTGCTGTGGTGAGCCTCTATGCCGCGGTGGCGGTCTTCTCCGTCGTGCCACTGCGCCTGTTCGTGCTGTATCTTTTTACCGGCATGGCCGGTGCCATCCTCTGCGGCTACGTTGCGGCCCTCGTGGGCCTCACAATCGTCCACTGA
- a CDS encoding HNH endonuclease family protein, which yields MVPLSKGKNDKIGNKPWPEKKPILASSEMLLTRDAAKRPKWDQSAIQERQEEMAKLALEAWPREP from the coding sequence ATGGTTCCGCTCAGCAAGGGAAAAAACGATAAAATTGGAAACAAGCCATGGCCCGAAAAGAAACCCATTCTTGCCAGCTCTGAAATGTTGTTAACTAGAGATGCGGCAAAACGCCCGAAGTGGGACCAAAGTGCTATTCAGGAGCGTCAAGAAGAGATGGCCAAATTGGCTCTAGAGGCATGGCCTCGGGAACCTTAA
- a CDS encoding IS1595 family transposase: MPMNRIQFQPGLSMPKFLRLYGQEWQCAAALEQARWPEGFRCPRCHGAAYSRVQGRTHTLFQCRGCRHQTSLIAGTVVQGTKLPLTVWFLAIYLLSQAKTGLSALALARQLGVSYPSAWLMHHKLMAAMAEREQRYRLAGHVQLDDAYLGGERCGGKSGRGSENKVAFLAAVSLSDEGHPLRTRLTPVATFTTEAVRRWAEASVVPGSTVSSDGLACFRGVTAAGCTHRPTVVAARKPSELPEFRWINTVLGNLKTSLSGCHHALGFRKYAARYLAAFAYRFNRRFDLAALPARLLVAAASCAPQPMRIIRAEAHC, translated from the coding sequence ATGCCCATGAACCGCATCCAGTTTCAGCCCGGCCTCTCGATGCCCAAGTTCCTCCGGCTCTACGGGCAGGAGTGGCAGTGCGCGGCGGCCCTCGAGCAGGCACGCTGGCCGGAGGGCTTCCGCTGCCCGCGCTGTCACGGGGCGGCGTACAGCCGCGTGCAGGGGCGCACCCATACGCTGTTCCAGTGCCGCGGCTGCCGCCATCAGACCTCACTGATCGCAGGCACCGTGGTGCAGGGCACCAAGCTCCCGCTGACCGTGTGGTTCCTCGCCATCTACCTCCTCAGCCAGGCGAAGACGGGGCTCTCGGCGCTCGCCCTCGCGCGCCAGCTCGGGGTGAGCTACCCCAGCGCCTGGCTGATGCACCACAAGCTCATGGCCGCCATGGCTGAGCGTGAGCAGCGCTACCGCCTCGCCGGCCACGTCCAGCTCGACGACGCCTACCTCGGCGGCGAACGATGCGGCGGCAAGTCCGGCCGGGGCTCGGAGAACAAGGTCGCCTTCCTCGCGGCCGTCTCGCTCAGCGACGAAGGCCACCCCCTGCGTACCCGCCTCACCCCCGTGGCGACGTTCACCACCGAGGCGGTGCGGCGCTGGGCCGAGGCGAGCGTGGTGCCCGGCAGCACGGTCTCCTCGGACGGCCTGGCGTGCTTTCGCGGCGTCACCGCCGCCGGCTGCACGCATCGCCCGACGGTGGTAGCCGCGCGCAAGCCGAGCGAACTGCCCGAGTTCCGCTGGATCAACACCGTGCTCGGCAACCTCAAAACGAGCCTCTCTGGCTGTCACCATGCCCTCGGCTTTCGCAAGTACGCCGCGCGCTATCTCGCGGCGTTCGCCTATCGCTTCAACCGCCGCTTCGACCTCGCCGCCCTGCCGGCGCGGCTGCTCGTCGCCGCCGCCAGCTGCGCACCGCAGCCAATGCGAATCATACGGGCTGAGGCTCATTGCTAA
- a CDS encoding PAS domain-containing protein has protein sequence MSKEHNPGTTLSARRAWALFESSPAKQLVLDPRELRIVAASDAYLEATMTRRGDIVGQPLFEVFPDDPKDDQPSVVSAARASLERVVTTGRPHTIERQRYPIRVGPAEDQSFELRYWRIVNTPLLDADGRVEHLIHHVEDITRQVMAEEQAREASALQRIAGHAARLGGWRVTLDPPGVVWSAETAAIHGEPEGTSPSLDQAIGYYVPEHRERIRRALETCADDGTPFDELLQLVTAHGNRIQVRAIGEPEWADDGTVRAVRGAFQDVSELVVAKTRSQRLARRLHQALEHMSDAFFTLDENWCFGFVNGEMTRIVGKPQDQLLGEPIWQCFPEAENSVFHHHFRHALDTGEPASFVAYYPPLDRWLSVKAYPLPEGLAVYFQDVTRERAEQEELQLLRTAVSRLNDIVIITAAEPIEAPDGPRILYVNEAFERHTGYSRDEVIGRTPRLLQGPETSRGELDRVRRALQDRQPVRAEILNYTRNGQALWLEIDIVPIADSAGRYTRWVAVERDVTGRRRTEELIRRNDERFGLLARATNDVIWDWDITRNHVWRNESLQTNFGYDPSAIDPTPDFWTGRLHAEDRARVLHALRAALAGTASRWEDEYRFVRSDGGVATVIERGFIVRDEAGRATRMLGSTTDVSERRDLEERIRQSQKLEALGQLTGGVAHDFNNLLTVILGNAEVLSDRLAGHEDLHGLVQLTVAAAERGSELTSRLLAFARRQPLQPQSVVLDRLIDSLEPLLRRTLPEHIQLAVEPSRELWCAEVDPGQLEVALLNLVVNARDAMPDGGRLTIRLSNASFEANHAREDSEDCSGEYVCIAVSDTGGGMPEDVVAQAFEPFFTTKAAGRGSGLGLSMVYGFARQSGGHVSIDSAPGKSTTVTLYFPRVNGRSDTESQSASEPELVGGSEHILVAEDDDLVRDNLTAQLHSLGYTVTSVASGPEALDALRELPHIDLLLTDILMPGGMNGRELAEAAARLRPGLPVLFSSGYAEDAIVHDGRLDAGVQLLSKPYHRRELAASVRSALDK, from the coding sequence TTGAGTAAAGAGCATAACCCGGGCACTACGCTCAGCGCGCGGCGCGCGTGGGCTCTGTTCGAGTCCAGCCCCGCGAAGCAGCTCGTGCTGGATCCGCGGGAGCTGCGCATCGTTGCTGCCAGCGACGCCTACCTCGAGGCGACCATGACGCGCCGCGGCGACATCGTCGGGCAGCCGCTGTTCGAGGTATTCCCCGACGACCCCAAGGACGACCAGCCCAGCGTCGTCAGCGCCGCCCGCGCTTCGCTGGAGCGGGTCGTCACCACCGGCCGGCCGCACACCATTGAGCGACAGCGCTACCCGATTCGGGTTGGCCCGGCCGAGGATCAGAGCTTTGAGCTGCGGTACTGGCGGATCGTCAATACTCCCCTGCTCGATGCCGACGGGCGCGTGGAGCACCTGATTCATCATGTCGAGGACATCACCCGGCAGGTGATGGCGGAGGAGCAGGCGCGGGAGGCCAGCGCGCTTCAGCGTATCGCGGGACACGCCGCCCGCCTCGGAGGCTGGCGGGTGACGTTGGACCCCCCGGGGGTCGTCTGGAGTGCCGAGACCGCGGCCATTCATGGCGAACCGGAGGGGACGAGCCCTTCCCTGGACCAGGCTATCGGGTACTACGTGCCCGAGCATCGCGAGCGGATCCGTCGTGCGCTCGAGACCTGCGCCGACGACGGGACGCCCTTCGACGAGCTGCTGCAGCTGGTGACCGCCCACGGCAACCGTATCCAGGTGCGCGCCATCGGTGAGCCGGAGTGGGCCGACGACGGTACCGTGCGCGCAGTGCGCGGCGCCTTCCAGGACGTTTCCGAGCTGGTCGTTGCGAAGACGCGCAGTCAGCGCCTCGCGCGCCGCCTACACCAGGCCCTGGAGCACATGTCCGATGCCTTCTTCACGCTGGACGAGAACTGGTGCTTCGGCTTTGTTAACGGGGAAATGACCCGGATTGTTGGAAAGCCGCAGGATCAGCTCCTGGGCGAACCGATCTGGCAGTGTTTTCCGGAGGCCGAGAACTCGGTCTTCCACCACCATTTCCGGCACGCCCTGGACACCGGGGAGCCGGCTTCTTTCGTCGCCTACTATCCGCCGCTTGATCGCTGGCTGAGCGTCAAGGCCTACCCTCTCCCCGAGGGGCTTGCCGTTTACTTCCAGGACGTTACCCGCGAACGCGCCGAGCAGGAGGAGCTGCAGCTTCTGCGCACCGCTGTCTCGCGGCTCAACGACATCGTCATAATCACTGCGGCCGAACCCATCGAGGCGCCCGACGGTCCCCGGATCCTTTACGTGAACGAGGCCTTTGAGCGCCATACAGGCTACTCGCGCGATGAGGTGATTGGCCGCACGCCCCGCTTGCTACAGGGACCAGAAACCAGCCGGGGCGAACTCGATCGCGTCCGACGCGCGCTCCAGGACCGGCAGCCCGTGCGTGCCGAAATCCTCAACTACACGCGCAACGGCCAGGCCCTCTGGCTCGAGATTGACATCGTTCCGATTGCCGACAGCGCGGGGCGGTATACGCGCTGGGTTGCGGTAGAGCGCGACGTCACCGGGCGCCGGCGGACCGAAGAACTGATTCGACGCAACGACGAACGCTTTGGCCTTCTCGCGAGAGCGACTAACGACGTCATCTGGGACTGGGACATCACCCGCAATCACGTATGGAGAAACGAGAGCCTCCAAACGAACTTCGGCTACGACCCGAGCGCAATCGACCCAACCCCCGACTTCTGGACAGGGCGCCTACACGCCGAGGACCGAGCGCGCGTTCTCCATGCCTTGCGGGCAGCCCTCGCTGGCACGGCCAGTCGCTGGGAGGACGAATACCGCTTCGTGCGCAGCGACGGTGGCGTCGCCACTGTCATCGAGCGGGGGTTCATCGTTCGCGATGAGGCGGGCCGCGCCACTCGAATGCTTGGCAGCACGACCGATGTGAGCGAGCGACGTGATCTCGAGGAAAGGATCCGTCAATCCCAGAAGCTGGAAGCGCTGGGGCAGCTCACCGGGGGCGTCGCGCATGACTTCAACAACCTGCTGACGGTGATCCTTGGCAACGCGGAGGTGCTGAGCGATCGCCTCGCCGGTCATGAGGATCTGCACGGGCTCGTCCAGCTGACGGTGGCCGCCGCCGAGCGGGGATCCGAACTTACCAGCCGACTGCTGGCCTTCGCACGCCGCCAGCCCCTGCAACCGCAGAGCGTGGTGCTGGATCGGCTGATCGACTCGCTCGAGCCACTGTTGCGCCGCACGTTGCCGGAGCACATCCAGCTGGCCGTTGAACCCTCGAGGGAACTCTGGTGCGCCGAGGTCGACCCGGGCCAACTCGAGGTGGCATTGCTCAACCTCGTGGTCAACGCCCGTGACGCGATGCCCGACGGCGGGCGCCTGACCATCAGGCTCAGCAACGCCAGCTTCGAGGCGAATCATGCTCGTGAGGACAGCGAAGATTGTTCCGGCGAGTACGTCTGCATCGCTGTCTCCGACACCGGGGGCGGTATGCCCGAAGACGTGGTCGCTCAGGCCTTCGAACCCTTCTTCACCACCAAGGCAGCGGGTCGCGGCAGCGGTCTCGGGTTGAGCATGGTGTATGGGTTCGCCAGGCAGTCGGGCGGCCACGTGAGCATCGACAGCGCACCAGGCAAAAGCACAACGGTCACGCTGTATTTTCCCCGCGTAAACGGCCGCAGCGATACGGAGTCCCAGAGCGCTTCGGAGCCGGAGCTCGTCGGCGGCTCCGAGCACATCCTTGTCGCCGAGGACGACGACCTCGTCCGCGACAATCTCACCGCGCAGCTGCACAGCCTCGGATATACGGTTACCAGCGTCGCCTCGGGCCCGGAAGCGTTGGACGCCCTTCGCGAACTCCCGCACATCGACCTGCTGCTCACCGACATCCTGATGCCGGGCGGTATGAATGGACGCGAGCTCGCCGAGGCGGCCGCCCGGTTACGGCCCGGCCTGCCGGTGCTGTTTTCGTCTGGATATGCCGAGGACGCCATCGTCCACGATGGGCGACTCGATGCCGGTGTCCAGCTGTTGAGCAAGCCCTACCATCGCAGGGAGCTGGCGGCGAGCGTGCGGTCCGCCTTGGACAAGTAA
- a CDS encoding HD-GYP domain-containing protein: MGERQVAVGDLMPGLYVVALDRPWLGTPFLFQGFSIEGEPELRELRRLCRHVFIDEARSRGDALRQLDAGKSSATPGDANEDAPSSPDRGDVAAAFGIAAYPEFQRFWPLVRVARDARDRGRRVVDRILEDARLGHSIDADAARSVVRELVTVISENASASLWLTNLRQRDEYTANHCLNVCVLAIAFGRHLGLGRDELEALGLGGLLHDVGKMRTPEAILKKPGVLSKAEREIIRRHPDEGVELLSREGGMPKAVLEMVRLHHERVNGKGYPLGLTGDVIPRPVLVVGICDVYDAMTSDRAYQEGIPPDRVLRLLFERADQDFGQELTEAFIRCLGIYPAGSLVELDDGSLAVVVSASPEARLHPVVMLVRHPDGRLYDRRVMLNLAVLARDNTRETRNIRHVVNPGAHDIDVAAVLAADIAAH; the protein is encoded by the coding sequence ATGGGTGAGAGGCAGGTGGCTGTCGGTGACCTCATGCCGGGGCTCTATGTCGTGGCATTGGATCGTCCGTGGCTGGGTACGCCGTTCCTGTTCCAGGGCTTCTCAATCGAGGGGGAACCCGAGCTGCGGGAGCTGCGTCGACTCTGCCGCCACGTCTTCATCGACGAGGCGCGCTCCCGGGGCGATGCCCTGCGCCAACTGGACGCGGGTAAGTCGTCGGCAACACCAGGCGATGCCAACGAGGATGCCCCCTCGTCGCCAGACCGCGGTGATGTGGCAGCGGCGTTCGGCATTGCCGCCTATCCAGAATTCCAGCGCTTCTGGCCTCTGGTGCGGGTTGCCCGCGATGCGCGCGACCGTGGGCGGCGCGTAGTCGACCGGATTCTCGAGGACGCGCGGCTTGGGCACAGCATCGATGCCGACGCGGCCCGCAGTGTGGTCCGGGAGCTGGTCACCGTGATCTCGGAGAACGCTAGCGCCTCGCTGTGGCTTACGAACCTGCGCCAGCGTGACGAGTACACCGCGAATCACTGCCTGAACGTCTGCGTGCTCGCCATCGCCTTTGGCCGGCACCTCGGTCTCGGGCGCGACGAACTCGAGGCGCTCGGCCTCGGTGGTCTGCTCCACGACGTCGGCAAGATGCGTACCCCCGAGGCGATCCTGAAAAAGCCCGGGGTCCTCAGCAAGGCGGAACGGGAGATCATTCGGCGCCACCCCGATGAAGGGGTGGAGCTCCTCTCGCGGGAGGGTGGCATGCCCAAGGCCGTGCTGGAGATGGTGCGCCTCCATCATGAGCGCGTGAACGGCAAGGGCTACCCGCTGGGGCTTACGGGGGACGTGATTCCACGCCCGGTGCTCGTCGTGGGGATCTGCGATGTCTACGACGCGATGACGAGCGACCGGGCGTACCAGGAGGGTATTCCCCCCGATCGGGTGCTGCGCCTGCTCTTCGAGCGGGCTGACCAGGACTTCGGCCAGGAACTCACCGAGGCGTTCATCCGCTGCCTCGGTATCTACCCGGCCGGCAGCCTGGTCGAGCTCGACGACGGCTCGCTAGCCGTCGTGGTCTCCGCAAGCCCCGAGGCTCGTCTGCACCCCGTGGTGATGCTCGTGCGCCACCCCGATGGCCGGCTGTACGATCGCCGCGTCATGCTCAATCTCGCGGTACTCGCCCGTGACAATACCCGCGAGACCCGCAACATCCGTCATGTGGTCAACCCGGGCGCTCACGACATCGACGTCGCCGCCGTACTCGCGGCCGACATCGCCGCTCACTGA